TGGCATATTCCTGAGACTATTTGAATATCAAAGTTCAAATCTAAGCAAATNNNNNNNNNNNNNNNNNNNNNNNNNNNNNNNNNNNNNNNNNNNNNNNNNNNNNNNNNNNNNNNNNNNNNNNNNNNNNNNNNNNNNNNNNNNNNNNNNNNNcatttttaagcttttgtcaaaaatgcgttttgataatttttaggctttttgaatccttaaaaatgcttttaatttttttaccaaatgaatacttttttcttcaaacggactttttaagtgttaattAGGTCCCTAAAACGCAATCATAAATAAGCCATAACTAAATCAACTAAAGTAGACTTTTAGTGTTGAGAgttattgtgaatgctcttaagAGTTATTTTAATAACTATATTTTAAATGGTTAGAGTTCACGAGAAGTGTCAGAAATTATCTTGTGTTGGATTCAAGGCATGTATATTATGCGGAGGAAAATTAATCCATCATGTTAAACAACAGCTCAATACTCTCAATCCagttttcatcttttgtttggttgcttggATTTTGGGAAAAGCAGCCAATGATGTAGCTCCAATGGAGaaaacaaagaaggaaaaaaataaagaaatctgCTGCTCTGTCATGAAaaatacagaagaaaaaaaaaaacaagagaggaAAATTTAGCAGTTGTCATTATATTTTAGTCATCGTTTGATTCACAACATTTTCTCATTGATGAAAACAATCTAATTCAAAATCTTTACGATTGAAGTATGTAAGCCAAGCATCAGAGCATGTGCATGATGAATAGTGAATACATCCCAATACTAATAAGTTCACTTTCGACAGCTGTATTTACTATGTACATTGCCCAACAAGCATCCATGGATCTCTATCATCCATCCATCTTCTATCAAGACAAAATAGAACCAATCGACATCAAGATAATGAAATGTTAACCCACTTATTGACTTCTTATGGGCGGCATACAATACCAAATTTACCATCTACTGTAGAGTTGGAGGAAATCTCAAGCGCTAGAAGGAATTGGGTGTAGTAGAGCTGCTAGCCCATTTCACAGATGAATCTGGTGAAAGTGGGGGAGGAATGTTCTTCAAAAGCCCGACATCATCTGCACTAATATCCACCACTTCTGCTTTCTGTACTCCAATCTCTTCGTTCTTGATTCCTCTCAAAACTTCCACCACTTCATCCATGCTAGGCCTCATGTCCCTCTCCTGCTGCAAACACCGAAAAGCCAGTTCCGCCACCGACGTCGTCATCCTCCTTACATCATAATCCTTTTCGAACCCAAGAGACGGATCGACCAACTCGTGCAATGCATGATTCTGAATCTTGTTGATTGCCATGTTGGCCAGGTTTATATCGTGCCGGTGTCTATTGGTGTCCACAGCCGGCAACGACGATATAAGCTCGACCAACAccactccaaagctataaacgtCGCTTTTGTCAGTGAGCTGGTAGCACTGGTAATACTCTGGATCAACATACCCAGGTGTTCCTTGTGGAGCAGTTGACACATGCGTGACATCCGTTGGGAACAACCGTGACAAACCAAAATCAGACACTTTCACACGGAACTTATCATCCAGGAGAATGTTGGTGGTTTTGACATCACGGTGGATAACATCCGATTCATGGAGGTAGGCCAGTGCCTCGGCTGACTCTATGGCTATGCTCAACCGAACCGGCCAAGTCATTAAAGCAGAACTCGACCGGTTTCCATTGAGATGATCAGAGACAGTTCCATTAGAAATGTATTCGTAAACAAGGAGAAGTTCTTGGCTACGTTTTGAGGTGCAGCCGTGGAGCAGCACAAGATTTGGGTGCCGTAAGCGAGTTAGGATCTCGACTTCAGTCATGAACTGCTCAACGCGTTTGAAATTGTTTTCGTATAGGCGCTTCACAGCAACTACACGCCCATCATGCAGCTCGCCTGCAAATGATTAAAATGATTTAAGAGGACAATCCTTCAGtgaaaaactataaaaaagtatacatataacGTAAGTTATAATCCTACCATAGTAAACAGTGCCAAAGCCTCCATCTCCAAGTTGTCTAGAAGGGTCAAAACGGTTAGTGGCTTCTTCCAGTTCTTCATAGCTGAAGATATGAGCGCCGAAGTACGTGCTTCCCCTTTCAAGATCCAACTTCGGGGAGGGATAAGATGGGGTGCTTCGAGAGAAATTAGTTGAAGAAACTGGAAAGCCTTTGCTTGAAGGAGGTGTGGGCAGGTCTTTGCTTTTAGATTCATTGACAGGTTTTTTCCTCCGCTGTCTGATGGCAAAGACCAAACAACCTAGAAATACGGCAACAATGCCAGCAGCTCCTACGGCAACGCCTGAAGACACGAAACAAGAGTTGGATAAATTTTCTTCTCTATAATACATTAATACCCAACTCAACGAAAAGATGCACAATGGTTGTAAGTTTGTAACGCCACAAAACATTACCTATGA
This window of the Corylus avellana chromosome ca5, CavTom2PMs-1.0 genome carries:
- the LOC132182486 gene encoding LEAF RUST 10 DISEASE-RESISTANCE LOCUS RECEPTOR-LIKE PROTEIN KINASE-like 1.4 isoform X2, whose amino-acid sequence is MPPIAFPPAIFVSVLLFFSVAVTTTSLPSDDTSTLSFKCAQAFDCGPFKNLSYPFTDTTHPENCGTPEFRLSCDDDSPKLTIASLSYRVLQLDQAARTMTLARSDLWNTTCPQQYTNSTLEPSGFTYATDNEDLTIFYGCSSSGLRLPAKPPNLFYCSFLGNTNRTDAYYLTGPVPTDPILGVIECNVGVSLKILKTAALELTTNRSTLEEVLMEGFKVNYSDVYGDTCAKCLVFGAQCGFDSKSGKPICLCGNRTCSVPGSKGSNNAGIVIGVAVGAAGIVAVFLGCLVFAIRQRRKKPVNESKSKDLPTPPSSKGFPVSSTNFSRSTPSYPSPKLDLERGSTYFGAHIFSYEELEEATNRFDPSRQLGDGGFGTVYYGELHDGRVVAVKRLYENNFKRVEQFMTEVEILTRLRHPNLVLLHGCTSKRSQELLLVYEYISNGTVSDHLNGNRSSSALMTWPVRLSIAIESAEALAYLHESDVIHRDVKTTNILLDDKFRVKVSDFGLSRLFPTDVTHVSTAPQGTPGYVDPEYYQCYQLTDKSDVYSFGVVLVELISSLPAVDTNRHRHDINLANMAINKIQNHALHELVDPSLGFEKDYDVRRMTTSVAELAFRCLQQERDMRPSMDEVVEVLRGIKNEEIGVQKAEVVDISADDVGLLKNIPPPLSPDSSVKWASSSTTPNSF
- the LOC132182486 gene encoding LEAF RUST 10 DISEASE-RESISTANCE LOCUS RECEPTOR-LIKE PROTEIN KINASE-like 1.3 isoform X4, producing the protein MDSWLLSPSPFLISFYFLFFVTFVGIPGSLCDDDDVDLPNCSKLFNCGGINNVGFPFWEDTRPSNCGSPGLKLHCEGSVTTIEIMNVTYRVLEVDLKTQILKISREDFSTGICSPELLNTTLDPNLFDFHPGYQNITLAYGCPSSWLPFPHPGHFTCPTSGEVHVELGAHGPKECNGSVVVPVRLRLDSFILSELEEAIREGFDVEWKVDAAAFACPTCNISSPSKSGSKGSNNAGIVIGVAVGAAGIVAVFLGCLVFAIRQRRKKPVNESKSKDLPTPPSSKGFPVSSTNFSRSTPSYPSPKLDLERGSTYFGAHIFSYEELEEATNRFDPSRQLGDGGFGTVYYGELHDGRVVAVKRLYENNFKRVEQFMTEVEILTRLRHPNLVLLHGCTSKRSQELLLVYEYISNGTVSDHLNGNRSSSALMTWPVRLSIAIESAEALAYLHESDVIHRDVKTTNILLDDKFRVKVSDFGLSRLFPTDVTHVSTAPQGTPGYVDPEYYQCYQLTDKSDVYSFGVVLVELISSLPAVDTNRHRHDINLANMAINKIQNHALHELVDPSLGFEKDYDVRRMTTSVAELAFRCLQQERDMRPSMDEVVEVLRGIKNEEIGVQKAEVVDISADDVGLLKNIPPPLSPDSSVKWASSSTTPNSF
- the LOC132182486 gene encoding LEAF RUST 10 DISEASE-RESISTANCE LOCUS RECEPTOR-LIKE PROTEIN KINASE-like 1.4 isoform X3 — its product is MDSWLSFFIMLLVFVEVPVCLCSYDWYTRCSSRFDCGDITGLGYPFWGDGRPDGCGNPDSKLICTKNITSIEIMNLEYRVLSADPGSKTLKIVRDDFLDGICSPVWVNTTLDTELFEYGPSHFSITLLYGCPSFPNFYPPISFCSVDGTANKGVYIQDPTVPGVCAKSVVVPVLATLKQDIGNWSRIEDIIKGGFDVKWKEDPVCIACTVSKGVCGYDQNTNQTTCYCPNQSSNGLKICAAGDTQVPSSKSGSKGSNNAGIVIGVAVGAAGIVAVFLGCLVFAIRQRRKKPVNESKSKDLPTPPSSKGFPVSSTNFSRSTPSYPSPKLDLERGSTYFGAHIFSYEELEEATNRFDPSRQLGDGGFGTVYYGELHDGRVVAVKRLYENNFKRVEQFMTEVEILTRLRHPNLVLLHGCTSKRSQELLLVYEYISNGTVSDHLNGNRSSSALMTWPVRLSIAIESAEALAYLHESDVIHRDVKTTNILLDDKFRVKVSDFGLSRLFPTDVTHVSTAPQGTPGYVDPEYYQCYQLTDKSDVYSFGVVLVELISSLPAVDTNRHRHDINLANMAINKIQNHALHELVDPSLGFEKDYDVRRMTTSVAELAFRCLQQERDMRPSMDEVVEVLRGIKNEEIGVQKAEVVDISADDVGLLKNIPPPLSPDSSVKWASSSTTPNSF
- the LOC132182486 gene encoding LEAF RUST 10 DISEASE-RESISTANCE LOCUS RECEPTOR-LIKE PROTEIN KINASE-like 1.4 isoform X1 gives rise to the protein MHPNLFPTIALSLVITVLCLIHFPSSSYADAEQYLNCSKTFDCAGIVDLSYPFWESNIRPSYCGHPAFELNCSDGVPLIKITFMNYRVLHVDNVSQTLQVAREDYWNTLCPATIVNTTINSTVFGYASATVNLTLYYDCPSIPTSPLTIPPADTTQFDCSINGSDANNYYSNNTIANLIGSSFGSCAYNVKVPVLQSQPGSGNLSALEEAIDGGFILGWNANNSLCDGCKATGGQCGYNTSTSEFACHCANGTFPSTCALTATGSKGSNNAGIVIGVAVGAAGIVAVFLGCLVFAIRQRRKKPVNESKSKDLPTPPSSKGFPVSSTNFSRSTPSYPSPKLDLERGSTYFGAHIFSYEELEEATNRFDPSRQLGDGGFGTVYYGELHDGRVVAVKRLYENNFKRVEQFMTEVEILTRLRHPNLVLLHGCTSKRSQELLLVYEYISNGTVSDHLNGNRSSSALMTWPVRLSIAIESAEALAYLHESDVIHRDVKTTNILLDDKFRVKVSDFGLSRLFPTDVTHVSTAPQGTPGYVDPEYYQCYQLTDKSDVYSFGVVLVELISSLPAVDTNRHRHDINLANMAINKIQNHALHELVDPSLGFEKDYDVRRMTTSVAELAFRCLQQERDMRPSMDEVVEVLRGIKNEEIGVQKAEVVDISADDVGLLKNIPPPLSPDSSVKWASSSTTPNSF